A region from the Nonlabens sp. YIK11 genome encodes:
- a CDS encoding AAA family ATPase, whose protein sequence is MKLIKAERHQVKLRLGLSGASGFGKTMSALLLAYGITENWSKICVIDTENNSASLYSHLGDYNVLPLNEPYSPERYIEAISICEEQGMEVIIIDSITHEWQGAGGCLSIHEKLGGRFQDWAKVSPRHQSFIDKILNSTAHIITTVRRKIDYSLDTNGNGRTTVIKHGTKEITREGFEYELTVNFELVNDKHLVSVSKDRTGLFMNKPEFVINSATGRKLKSWCNTGKSLDDIKQEILLARTEAELKIIYDSYKNHHSIILPLLSARKNELLKPIEKASENSNIINPNQIVK, encoded by the coding sequence ATGAAATTAATTAAAGCCGAAAGGCATCAAGTGAAACTACGCTTAGGATTAAGTGGAGCTTCTGGATTTGGCAAAACAATGTCAGCACTGCTGTTAGCTTATGGAATAACAGAAAATTGGTCAAAAATCTGTGTTATTGATACGGAGAATAATAGTGCTAGTCTATACTCTCATCTAGGGGACTACAACGTATTACCTCTAAATGAGCCTTATTCTCCAGAGAGATACATAGAAGCTATCAGTATCTGTGAAGAACAAGGCATGGAGGTCATTATCATTGATAGTATCACTCACGAATGGCAAGGAGCTGGAGGTTGCTTAAGCATTCACGAAAAATTGGGTGGACGGTTTCAAGATTGGGCAAAGGTTTCCCCTAGACATCAATCTTTCATTGACAAAATATTGAATTCTACAGCTCACATTATAACGACTGTAAGGAGGAAAATAGATTATTCATTGGATACAAATGGCAATGGTAGAACCACAGTCATCAAGCACGGAACAAAGGAAATTACACGTGAAGGCTTTGAGTATGAATTGACGGTAAACTTTGAGTTGGTCAATGATAAGCACTTAGTAAGCGTTTCAAAAGATAGAACTGGTCTGTTTATGAATAAACCTGAGTTTGTAATCAATTCAGCGACCGGTAGAAAGTTGAAGAGCTGGTGCAATACAGGAAAGTCATTGGATGATATCAAACAGGAGATCCTATTAGCTAGGACAGAAGCTGAGCTAAAGATTATATATGATAGTTATAAAAACCATCATAGTATAATCCTTCCATTGCTTAGTGCTAGGAAAAATGAGCTCCTAAAACCCATTGAAAAAGCCAGTGAAAACTCAAATATTATTAACCCTAATCAAATCGTGAAATGA
- a CDS encoding DUF3871 family protein, with product MNNLIEYNPKPLEMVIEEHNHIGNDFIVANTEVVTLEHLRNDCIVPVFTKDNETTISHFQFIDMVNQSVRNALPDYHVNDASIRVSHVIKGRVPGAVGKSVKDLFEHEKTRYYERCAFTIDIPEIYQVIGNSKLSLSIGGVRAYNQENLYSTKSMEKFKLFIGFKNWVCTNLCISTDGLMDSVRVSRLEELGEKASNLIDSFDSQKQLLDMEQLLEYKLSEKQFSLLVGKLRMLPYLDRSKNPDVMNCTLSESQASTIVKEYHTDKNFAKESDGSITLWSLYNLMTSANKSSYIDRNFQRNANCFELVKHLGKSMETGTPSWYLD from the coding sequence ATGAATAATCTAATAGAATACAACCCTAAACCATTGGAAATGGTGATTGAAGAACATAATCACATAGGAAATGATTTTATAGTGGCTAATACAGAGGTGGTCACTTTGGAGCATCTGAGAAATGATTGCATTGTTCCAGTCTTTACTAAAGACAACGAAACTACGATAAGCCATTTTCAATTTATTGATATGGTCAATCAGAGCGTTAGAAACGCTTTACCTGATTACCATGTCAATGATGCTTCTATAAGAGTTAGTCATGTCATAAAAGGAAGAGTGCCTGGTGCTGTTGGTAAATCAGTCAAGGATCTATTTGAGCACGAAAAGACTAGATATTATGAGAGATGTGCATTTACAATAGATATCCCTGAGATTTATCAGGTGATTGGAAATAGTAAGCTGTCACTAAGTATAGGTGGGGTTAGAGCCTATAATCAAGAAAACCTCTATAGCACTAAGTCCATGGAGAAGTTCAAGTTGTTCATAGGTTTTAAAAACTGGGTATGTACCAACCTATGCATTAGTACAGATGGTTTGATGGATTCTGTACGTGTATCAAGGTTAGAAGAACTGGGAGAGAAGGCGTCAAATTTAATTGACAGCTTTGACTCTCAAAAACAATTGCTTGATATGGAACAGCTCCTAGAATACAAGTTATCTGAAAAGCAGTTTTCATTACTGGTTGGAAAATTGAGAATGCTGCCCTACTTAGATCGTTCAAAAAATCCTGATGTGATGAATTGTACTCTGTCAGAAAGTCAAGCTTCAACTATCGTAAAAGAATATCATACGGATAAGAACTTTGCGAAAGAATCTGACGGGTCTATAACCTTGTGGTCATTATACAATTTGATGACATCAGCCAACAAGTCATCTTACATCGATCGTAATTTTCAACGTAATGCTAACTGCTTTGAATTGGTCAAACACCTGGGAAAAAGCATGGAAACAGGTACTCCTAGTTGGTACCTAGATTAA
- a CDS encoding AAA family ATPase: MSFAEMQEALKTMPKPEFLFRGIKEKSFGIIFGPAKSGKSIFSENLAMSIAVGRKSFLNSKLSGIPKKTLFIGLEEF; this comes from the coding sequence GTGTCATTTGCAGAAATGCAAGAAGCACTCAAAACAATGCCAAAGCCTGAATTCCTTTTCCGAGGAATAAAAGAAAAATCATTCGGAATAATTTTTGGCCCAGCAAAAAGTGGTAAAAGTATTTTTTCAGAAAACTTAGCAATGTCAATTGCGGTTGGTAGAAAAAGCTTTTTGAACTCTAAGCTCTCAGGGATTCCTAAAAAAACCCTTTTTATAGGCTTAGAAGAATTCTGA
- a CDS encoding AAA family ATPase encodes MIKELIVESEAEVVVIDSITRLNTKKLEDSSNAEYITRNLRSITYETGVTLICIHHTHKMRDSNLTMDSIKGSSTFAQEIDFAIGIARSSKGHRYFKDVVSRYASVEDQLSNEFEIDSNKIINQIGTCDEDDLLSRTDGRKSDREREMTKFFRDNKSKSYPLKHLVIIFIKQFGWSPRSVKDYAMRLYKEGILENDNGVYRWKGGA; translated from the coding sequence TTGATTAAAGAGCTGATAGTTGAATCAGAAGCGGAGGTTGTAGTGATTGATAGTATTACTAGATTGAATACCAAAAAATTAGAGGACTCAAGTAATGCAGAGTACATTACACGAAACCTAAGATCTATTACTTACGAAACTGGGGTTACTTTGATTTGTATACACCATACTCACAAAATGAGAGATAGTAACTTGACTATGGATAGTATCAAAGGAAGTAGCACTTTTGCTCAAGAAATAGACTTTGCAATCGGTATAGCAAGAAGTAGTAAAGGTCATCGTTACTTTAAAGATGTTGTTTCTAGATATGCTTCGGTTGAGGATCAATTATCAAATGAGTTTGAAATAGACTCTAATAAGATAATTAATCAGATTGGTACCTGTGACGAGGATGATTTATTGAGTCGGACAGATGGTAGAAAATCAGATCGAGAAAGGGAAATGACAAAGTTTTTTAGAGATAATAAATCTAAAAGCTACCCTTTAAAACACCTTGTAATAATCTTTATTAAACAGTTTGGTTGGAGTCCTAGATCGGTCAAAGATTACGCAATGAGATTGTATAAGGAAGGCATTCTTGAAAATGACAATGGTGTTTATCGATGGAAGGGAGGGGCTTAA
- a CDS encoding GIY-YIG nuclease family protein, translated as MEGRGLIVYKAYNMMQGKVYIGVTRNSIKQRKLDHQERAERGQNGKLYEAIRTYGPEAFIWRTIDTAQSINELAKKEKYWIQQYNSKVDGYNSDEGGGFKKTVYQYDIESRQLINEYPDLNSAASACSASKQDISRAALSVNNEFAGYL; from the coding sequence ATGGAAGGGAGGGGCTTAATCGTTTACAAAGCCTACAATATGATGCAAGGAAAGGTTTACATTGGGGTAACTAGAAACTCTATAAAGCAAAGGAAGTTAGACCATCAGGAAAGAGCGGAAAGAGGTCAAAATGGTAAACTATATGAGGCTATCAGGACTTACGGTCCTGAAGCCTTCATATGGAGAACCATAGATACCGCACAGTCTATTAATGAATTAGCTAAAAAAGAAAAGTACTGGATTCAGCAGTACAATTCAAAAGTGGATGGATATAATTCAGATGAAGGCGGTGGGTTTAAAAAGACTGTATATCAATATGATATTGAATCACGTCAATTGATAAACGAGTATCCTGACCTTAATAGTGCAGCTAGTGCATGCAGTGCAAGCAAACAAGACATATCAAGAGCTGCCTTGTCTGTGAACAATGAATTTGCAGGCTATCTATGA
- a CDS encoding serine/threonine protein kinase yields MKDELLNMSVLRRGGQKEVFLAKHPVEGNVVFKKIFPHSDSTERTKREVRAVSLMHDLEFVPNILAHNCDEQDPEYLWLVEDYIDGQNLRDIITSGRNFSTAEIVIFLETMLQIAEVSESRNLVHRDIKPENIIMDPAGNFWLLDFGIARHLDLESITDSNNHFGLFTVGYASSEQFRNLKKMIDIRADLFSIGIVCHEMIKGENFYTTNVDNDIFKVIKKLENSSLPPLRINGDTQYLLSTFLSLLGDHRRNRRPKTAREARLILESLRNSLKLN; encoded by the coding sequence ATGAAAGATGAGCTTTTAAATATGTCGGTTTTAAGGAGAGGAGGCCAAAAGGAAGTTTTTTTAGCAAAACATCCGGTAGAAGGTAATGTCGTTTTTAAAAAAATATTCCCACATTCAGATAGCACTGAAAGAACAAAACGTGAGGTGAGAGCAGTATCGTTAATGCATGATTTGGAATTCGTTCCAAATATTTTAGCTCATAATTGTGATGAACAAGATCCAGAATATCTATGGCTAGTAGAAGACTATATCGATGGACAAAATCTCCGAGATATAATTACCTCTGGCCGCAATTTCTCAACGGCTGAAATTGTTATATTCCTAGAAACAATGCTTCAAATAGCAGAAGTTTCGGAATCACGAAATCTAGTTCACAGGGATATCAAGCCTGAGAATATAATAATGGATCCTGCTGGGAATTTCTGGTTACTAGATTTTGGTATAGCTAGACATCTAGATCTAGAATCCATAACAGATTCCAATAATCATTTTGGCCTTTTTACTGTTGGATATGCATCGTCCGAACAGTTTAGAAATTTAAAAAAAATGATAGATATAAGAGCTGATCTTTTTTCAATAGGAATAGTTTGTCATGAGATGATAAAAGGAGAGAATTTTTACACTACAAATGTAGATAATGACATATTTAAAGTGATTAAAAAACTCGAGAACAGCTCTTTACCTCCACTCCGTATCAATGGTGACACTCAATATTTATTGTCGACATTTTTAAGCCTTTTAGGTGATCATAGAAGAAATAGAAGACCTAAAACAGCAAGGGAAGCTCGATTAATATTAGAAAGTTTGAGGAACTCACTAAAATTGAACTAA
- a CDS encoding stage 0 sporulation family protein encodes MSCNSCGTGDSAPGGCKNHGTCGTSGCNKLTVFDWLANMELPEGQEQFPYVEVRFKNSRKEFFHNHENLPLKIGDVVATQAATGHDVGIVTLTGELVRVQMKRKRVKPDSEEVLQIYRIADQNDVDKWKEARNREDEMKIKAREIAIRLKLKMKISDIEFQGDGSKATFFYTADQRVDFRELIREYAGTFRTRIEMRQIGLRQEAARLGGIGSCGRELCCSTWLTDFRSVTTSAARYQNLSLNPQKLAGQCGKLKCCLNYELDSYLDALSTFPKQNQKLYTEKGVALCQKVDIFKGLMWYCYDGEWMNWHTLTIEQVHEIVAKNKAKEKVAGIEEYARELVIEEKVSFENVVGQDSLTRFDNKSGGGKNKRKKRRNNRNKKKAPAGNAPAAKTAAKTSSKPASNGGQNKPNKPRRNKRRAPKGGNNNNEKK; translated from the coding sequence ATGAGCTGTAATAGTTGTGGAACTGGCGATAGTGCGCCAGGTGGATGTAAGAATCACGGTACCTGTGGTACCTCAGGATGTAATAAACTTACCGTTTTTGATTGGCTGGCAAACATGGAGTTGCCAGAAGGACAAGAACAATTCCCTTATGTTGAAGTTCGTTTCAAGAACAGCCGCAAAGAGTTCTTTCACAATCACGAGAACCTGCCTTTAAAAATAGGCGATGTAGTCGCAACCCAGGCCGCAACGGGTCATGATGTAGGTATCGTGACACTCACCGGCGAGCTGGTACGTGTACAGATGAAGCGCAAGCGCGTCAAGCCTGACAGTGAAGAGGTTCTACAAATTTATCGCATCGCTGATCAAAACGATGTAGACAAGTGGAAAGAAGCCCGCAATCGTGAGGATGAGATGAAGATCAAGGCTAGAGAAATCGCCATACGATTGAAGCTCAAAATGAAAATCTCGGATATTGAGTTTCAAGGAGATGGCTCTAAAGCCACCTTTTTTTACACGGCAGATCAGCGCGTGGATTTTAGGGAGCTCATTAGGGAATATGCAGGAACATTCCGCACGCGTATTGAGATGCGTCAAATAGGACTGCGTCAGGAAGCGGCTCGATTGGGCGGTATAGGATCTTGCGGTCGCGAATTGTGTTGCAGCACCTGGTTGACAGATTTTAGATCTGTTACCACCAGCGCTGCTCGTTATCAAAACCTGTCGCTCAATCCGCAAAAACTGGCGGGTCAGTGCGGTAAATTGAAATGCTGTTTGAATTACGAGTTGGATTCCTATCTGGATGCACTTAGCACGTTCCCAAAACAAAATCAAAAACTCTATACTGAGAAAGGAGTTGCTTTGTGCCAAAAGGTAGATATCTTCAAAGGCCTCATGTGGTATTGTTACGATGGCGAGTGGATGAACTGGCACACCTTAACCATTGAACAGGTTCACGAGATTGTGGCAAAAAATAAGGCCAAGGAAAAGGTAGCTGGTATTGAAGAATACGCCCGTGAACTGGTCATAGAAGAAAAAGTAAGTTTTGAGAATGTGGTAGGTCAGGATAGTCTTACCCGTTTTGACAATAAATCTGGCGGAGGCAAGAATAAGCGCAAAAAGCGTCGCAACAACCGCAATAAGAAGAAAGCGCCAGCAGGAAATGCTCCAGCAGCAAAAACGGCTGCCAAGACATCTTCTAAGCCAGCCAGCAATGGCGGCCAGAACAAACCCAACAAACCTCGCAGGAATAAACGTCGCGCACCTAAGGGTGGCAACAACAATAACGAGAAGAAATAA
- a CDS encoding gliding motility lipoprotein GldH, producing the protein MNLVRRLAFGLLAIPVIIGCDDNLVATDSKSFDGASWPASEPAQFLIEPVDTVTDFQIYLNMRNNKSYAYKNLWLITQMKFPQGKIVTDTLEYAMADARGAFLGTGSDVVENKLIYKKEFRFRESGTYQLTLQQAMRKSGSAQPLEQLEGVLDVGYTIEKEIQDGSK; encoded by the coding sequence ATGAATCTGGTACGTCGACTTGCTTTCGGTTTATTGGCGATCCCGGTGATCATCGGATGTGATGACAATCTGGTGGCTACAGACAGTAAGTCCTTTGATGGCGCATCTTGGCCGGCTAGTGAACCAGCCCAGTTTTTGATCGAACCGGTTGATACGGTTACTGATTTTCAGATATATTTGAATATGCGCAACAACAAGAGTTATGCGTATAAAAACCTTTGGTTGATCACTCAAATGAAATTTCCGCAGGGAAAGATCGTTACAGATACATTGGAGTATGCCATGGCAGATGCTAGAGGTGCATTTTTGGGTACTGGTAGCGATGTGGTGGAAAACAAATTAATATATAAGAAAGAATTTCGCTTTCGCGAAAGCGGGACATATCAACTCACCCTGCAACAAGCTATGAGAAAAAGCGGTAGTGCCCAACCATTGGAACAGCTGGAAGGCGTGCTTGACGTCGGATATACTATTGAAAAAGAAATACAAGATGGCAGTAAGTAA
- a CDS encoding penicillin-binding protein 1A encodes MAVSKAQEAKRKEDLRANVILFWKLVGTAIGLLVLLFLLTSWGVFGSLPDHTKLENPDTDLATEIVASDGITLGKFYKDNRTPVNFEDLPQNMVDALVSTEDERFFEHSGIDWYGTMRAVVFLGQRGGASTITQQLAKNYFTEKPATNIVERIGQKLKEWIISIRLEKQYTKQEIIAQYLNQITFLYNADGVRSASRIYFGKEPKKLNVEESAVIVAMLKNPRQYNPRREISKEKSFQRRNQVFVQMVRNGKMTEAMKDSLREQPIELNFSPETHNDGMATYFREYLRSWLDDWIEDNPNPADGEKYNLYRDGLKVNVTIDSRMQAIAEKSVKDHMKNLQAEFDHQNRNLKTAPFRDVTEKEVDEKILASAMRRSERWRILKADGKSDQEIKDSFLEKTDMTVFSWNGPIDTLMRPIDSIRYYKKFLQAGMMSMEPQTGHVKAWVGGINHENFKFDHVKKGKRQPGSTFKPFLYATAIDLLKFSPCMKFSDGEYTIPAGRYGNQRDWTPKNSSGGYGQMRTLKNALANSVNTVSARLIDEVGPQAVIDRVKTLGIDTSNMSAQPALALGTEDVSLYEMVAAYGVFANGGIYNEPVLVTSIEDKNGTVLYQYRPDSKDVMNPEVAYTTVKLMEGVVQDGSGARLQDSWRGNQSYANILTDYPYDLQNPIAGKTGTTQNQSDGWFMGMVPNLVTGVWVGGEDRAVHFPGITYGQGASMALPIWGSYMKGVYKNENLEVSKESFPRPANLSIQTDCDAYQQENGSPSEEDDGGELDM; translated from the coding sequence ATGGCAGTAAGTAAAGCCCAGGAAGCAAAGCGCAAAGAAGATTTGCGAGCTAATGTGATTCTGTTCTGGAAACTCGTCGGTACGGCAATAGGATTGCTGGTCCTCCTATTTTTATTGACCAGTTGGGGCGTTTTTGGCTCCTTGCCAGACCACACAAAATTGGAAAATCCAGATACAGACCTCGCTACAGAGATTGTCGCATCTGACGGTATCACGTTAGGTAAATTCTATAAGGATAATCGTACGCCAGTAAATTTTGAGGACTTACCGCAAAACATGGTGGACGCGCTCGTTTCTACAGAGGATGAGCGATTTTTTGAACACAGTGGTATTGATTGGTACGGTACCATGAGAGCCGTGGTTTTCTTGGGACAACGTGGTGGTGCCAGTACCATCACACAGCAGTTGGCCAAAAATTATTTCACAGAGAAACCAGCCACTAATATCGTGGAGCGTATAGGTCAAAAGCTTAAGGAATGGATTATTTCCATCAGGCTGGAAAAACAGTATACCAAGCAAGAAATCATTGCTCAATATTTGAATCAAATCACCTTCTTGTACAATGCAGATGGTGTTAGATCTGCCTCAAGAATTTACTTTGGAAAAGAGCCCAAAAAGCTTAATGTGGAAGAAAGTGCGGTTATCGTTGCCATGCTTAAAAATCCGCGACAGTACAATCCGCGTAGGGAAATAAGCAAAGAGAAGTCCTTCCAACGTCGCAATCAGGTATTTGTGCAAATGGTGCGTAACGGTAAGATGACTGAGGCTATGAAAGATAGCCTTAGGGAACAACCTATTGAACTTAACTTTAGCCCAGAAACCCATAACGATGGAATGGCGACCTATTTTAGGGAATACCTAAGAAGCTGGCTGGATGACTGGATAGAAGATAACCCAAATCCTGCAGACGGTGAGAAGTACAACCTCTACCGCGATGGGCTTAAAGTCAATGTGACCATTGATAGCCGCATGCAAGCCATCGCAGAAAAGTCGGTTAAGGATCATATGAAAAATTTGCAAGCCGAGTTTGATCATCAAAACCGAAACTTGAAGACGGCACCATTTAGAGATGTTACAGAGAAAGAAGTGGACGAGAAGATCCTTGCATCTGCCATGCGCAGATCAGAGCGATGGAGAATCCTTAAAGCAGATGGTAAGAGTGATCAAGAAATAAAGGACAGTTTCCTCGAGAAAACAGACATGACGGTTTTTTCATGGAACGGACCTATCGACACACTCATGAGGCCTATTGACAGCATTAGGTATTATAAAAAGTTCTTGCAAGCTGGTATGATGTCTATGGAGCCGCAAACAGGTCATGTTAAAGCATGGGTTGGTGGAATCAATCATGAAAACTTCAAGTTTGACCACGTCAAAAAAGGAAAGCGCCAGCCAGGTTCTACTTTCAAACCATTTTTATATGCTACGGCGATTGATCTTTTGAAGTTTTCGCCATGTATGAAATTCAGCGATGGTGAATATACCATTCCGGCTGGCCGTTATGGGAATCAGCGTGATTGGACTCCTAAAAACTCTAGTGGTGGATATGGCCAAATGAGAACGCTCAAAAATGCATTAGCTAATTCTGTCAATACGGTATCTGCCAGATTGATTGATGAGGTAGGGCCGCAAGCAGTGATTGACAGAGTCAAAACGTTGGGTATTGATACAAGTAATATGAGCGCTCAACCAGCACTTGCCTTGGGAACAGAAGATGTGAGCCTTTATGAAATGGTAGCGGCTTATGGTGTGTTTGCTAATGGTGGTATCTATAATGAACCTGTGTTGGTAACCAGTATTGAGGACAAAAATGGAACCGTATTATATCAATATAGGCCAGATTCAAAAGATGTGATGAATCCTGAAGTGGCATACACGACAGTTAAACTTATGGAAGGCGTTGTACAAGATGGTAGTGGAGCTAGATTACAGGACTCTTGGAGAGGAAACCAGTCTTATGCTAACATTCTAACAGATTATCCTTACGATTTACAGAACCCTATTGCAGGTAAAACGGGAACTACACAAAACCAAAGTGATGGATGGTTCATGGGAATGGTACCTAATCTGGTAACTGGAGTTTGGGTTGGTGGTGAAGATCGCGCCGTTCACTTTCCTGGGATTACATATGGTCAAGGTGCTTCTATGGCGCTGCCTATATGGGGTTCTTATATGAAAGGTGTTTACAAAAATGAAAACCTGGAAGTTTCTAAAGAAAGCTTCCCAAGACCGGCTAACCTATCCATACAAACAGATTGTGACGCTTATCAACAAGAAAATGGCAGTCCAAGCGAAGAAGATGATGGTGGTGAGCTAGATATGTAA
- a CDS encoding 3'-5' exonuclease, whose amino-acid sequence MIQKLTLENILFLDIETVPQHENFEDLESLDQELFAQKTQYQRREEFTPAEFYDRAGIWAEFGKIICISVGFFRDTGSKRTFRIHSYKGEESQLLKEFAQMLEEHFSRNEHLLCGHNAKEFDFPFIARRMIIHGLELPSKLNLFGKKPWEIPHLDTMELWKFGDYKHFTSLKLLTRILGIESPKDDIDGSQVRDVYYKEKDLDRITRYCERDVIAVAQVILKLRNENLLQDDQIISK is encoded by the coding sequence ATGATACAAAAACTGACTCTTGAGAATATCCTCTTTTTGGATATAGAAACAGTTCCTCAACATGAAAACTTTGAGGACTTAGAGTCGTTGGATCAAGAATTATTTGCTCAAAAAACACAGTATCAACGCCGGGAAGAATTCACGCCGGCCGAGTTCTATGACCGTGCTGGTATCTGGGCAGAGTTTGGTAAGATCATTTGTATTTCAGTAGGCTTTTTTAGGGATACTGGATCTAAAAGAACTTTCAGGATCCACAGCTATAAAGGTGAGGAATCTCAATTATTAAAGGAATTTGCTCAGATGCTGGAAGAACACTTCTCCAGAAATGAGCATCTGCTCTGCGGTCACAATGCCAAAGAGTTTGATTTCCCCTTTATTGCCAGACGTATGATCATTCACGGTTTGGAACTGCCGTCTAAGCTTAATCTATTCGGGAAAAAACCTTGGGAAATACCACATCTGGACACCATGGAGTTGTGGAAGTTTGGCGACTACAAACACTTTACCAGCCTTAAATTACTCACTCGTATTCTAGGTATAGAATCGCCCAAGGACGATATCGATGGTTCCCAAGTACGAGACGTTTATTACAAAGAAAAGGATCTCGATCGCATCACACGTTATTGCGAGCGTGACGTGATCGCAGTCGCGCAAGTGATTCTTAAGTTGCGCAATGAAAATCTACTGCAGGATGACCAGATCATCTCCAAATAA
- a CDS encoding ABC transporter ATP-binding protein, whose protein sequence is MTRSSPNNLQVDVKGLNLSFKNGNQFTQVLHDVDIQLHKDEILAIVGESGSGKSVTSKILMGLLDTRQIQVHAKKSIVLEKDVLKMDAGEWARFRGSEISMIFQEPMSSLNPTITCGQQVAEILKIHTQLNAKERHQTVLELFEKVKLPSPEVTYQKYPHEISGGQMQRVMIAMAVACKPKILIADEPTTALDVTVQREIILLLKSLQKEYGMSIVFISHDLSLVRSIADRIMVMYQGRLVETNDAQDLFQNPQEQYTKALIAARPETDRRLKRLPTIRDFMEKRPVEQVESTSQRKERHHEMYRGVPILKVDSVVKDYALKKKLFQPRHYFRAVDNVSFELYKGESLGLVGESGCGKSTLGNMILGLLPVTSGQMVFENQDLSQISSNALRKLRKKIQIIFQDPFASLNPRLKIGDAIMEPMKWHGIGSSDKDRRHRVEQLLERVGLDSSYFDRYPHEFSGGQRQRIGIARAVALEPELIVCDESVSALDISVQAQVLNLLNEFKEDLGFSYIFISHDLGVVKYFCDRVIVMNKGKIEEQNEADELYLNPQKEYTKKLIEAIP, encoded by the coding sequence ATGACCAGATCATCTCCAAATAACCTCCAGGTTGATGTGAAGGGATTGAACCTTTCCTTCAAAAACGGTAACCAATTCACGCAAGTGCTGCATGATGTCGATATCCAATTACACAAGGATGAAATACTCGCGATTGTAGGAGAATCCGGTAGTGGTAAATCGGTTACCAGTAAAATACTTATGGGCTTGCTGGACACACGGCAGATTCAGGTGCATGCAAAAAAATCTATTGTACTAGAAAAAGATGTGTTAAAGATGGATGCTGGTGAATGGGCTCGCTTTCGCGGAAGCGAGATCTCCATGATCTTTCAAGAACCCATGAGCTCGCTCAATCCCACCATCACTTGCGGTCAACAAGTCGCCGAAATTTTAAAAATTCATACCCAGCTCAATGCTAAGGAACGGCACCAAACCGTGTTGGAACTTTTTGAGAAAGTCAAGCTACCATCGCCCGAGGTCACGTACCAAAAATACCCACATGAGATAAGTGGTGGCCAGATGCAACGAGTCATGATCGCTATGGCAGTGGCCTGCAAACCTAAAATTTTGATCGCAGACGAACCTACCACGGCGCTAGATGTTACGGTCCAGCGAGAGATCATCTTACTACTCAAATCGCTGCAAAAGGAATATGGAATGAGCATCGTGTTCATTTCTCACGATCTATCGCTGGTGCGTTCCATTGCAGATCGTATTATGGTGATGTATCAAGGTCGTCTCGTAGAAACCAATGATGCTCAAGATCTTTTTCAAAATCCACAAGAACAGTATACTAAAGCATTGATAGCTGCCAGACCAGAAACAGATCGCAGATTAAAACGACTGCCTACCATTAGGGATTTTATGGAAAAGCGACCGGTGGAACAGGTGGAAAGTACTTCCCAACGTAAGGAACGGCATCACGAGATGTATCGTGGTGTTCCTATTTTGAAAGTAGATAGCGTTGTGAAGGATTATGCGCTTAAGAAAAAGCTGTTCCAGCCGCGACACTATTTTAGAGCGGTAGATAATGTCAGTTTTGAACTTTACAAGGGCGAAAGCCTTGGACTGGTAGGTGAGAGCGGTTGTGGTAAGAGTACGCTGGGCAACATGATCCTAGGACTGCTTCCCGTGACAAGCGGCCAGATGGTTTTTGAAAATCAAGATTTGAGTCAGATTTCTTCTAACGCGTTGAGAAAATTGCGCAAAAAGATCCAGATCATCTTTCAGGATCCATTTGCGTCGCTCAATCCGCGGTTGAAGATAGGTGATGCCATTATGGAGCCTATGAAGTGGCATGGCATAGGATCCAGCGATAAGGACCGCAGGCATCGTGTCGAGCAGTTGCTGGAGCGTGTTGGGCTCGATAGCAGCTATTTTGATCGCTATCCACATGAGTTTAGTGGTGGTCAACGACAACGCATAGGCATTGCACGTGCGGTCGCTTTAGAACCAGAATTGATTGTATGTGATGAGTCTGTTAGTGCACTGGATATAAGTGTACAAGCTCAAGTGCTCAACCTGCTCAATGAATTTAAGGAAGATCTTGGGTTCTCCTATATTTTCATCTCACACGATCTAGGCGTGGTCAAGTATTTTTGCGATAGGGTGATCGTGATGAATAAAGGAAAAATCGAGGAACAAAACGAGGCGGATGAACTCTATTTAAATCCGCAAAAGGAATATACCAAAAAGCTGATTGAAGCGATTCCCTAA